CATGTCTCAGTCAGTTATTGGATCTCATAAATTCGACCTGGATACCCCGATTCTCTGCATCGATCTAGATATTATGGAAGCAAATATCCAGAAGATGTCCGAGTATATTCTCAGCCGCGGCAAGACCTGGCGGCCTCACGAAAAATGCCATAAAACTCCCGCCATTGCCCTGGCCCAATTGGAAGCCGGTGCCATCGGCGTCACCTGTGCGAAAGTCTCCGAAGCGGAAGTCATGGCGGCAGCCGGCGTCAAAGATATCCTGATCGCCAATATGATTGTCGGTAAAACCAAGTGGGAACGCGTCGTCTCCCTCTGTCGCCATGCCCGACCGATTGTCGCCTGCGACCACTTCGCCCAGATCGAACCATTGGCTCAAATGTGCAAAGAGGCCGGAGTCACCTGTCGCATGATGCCCGAAGTGAATATCGGCCTGAACCGCGTCGGCTCCCGACCGGGGCAGGATACCTTGGATCTCGCCATGGCCATCGACAAACTGGAAGGCGTCGAGCTGGCGGGCATCATGGGATATGAAGGACATCTGCTCCAAATTCAGGATCAGGCTGAGAAAGAAGAAAAGATCACCGAAGCCATGCGAACCCTCGTCGGTTGCAAAACAGCCATCGAAGCCAAAGGCATTCCCTGTGAAATCGTCAGCGCGGGCGGAACGGGCTCGTATCAGATTACGTCTAACTGTGAAGGGATTACCGAACTGCAGGCAGGCGGAGGCATCTTCGCAGACCCGATGTATGTCAACAAATGTGGGCTGACAGGCCTCGACTATTCTCTGAGTGTACTCGCTACGGTCGCCAGCCGTCCGGAAAAAGGACGTATGGTCCTCGATTGCGGTCGAAAAACCATGCACCCCGATTTCCAGCTCCCGCTGGTCAAAGCCTGGCCAGATGCAGAAGTGACTGCCCTCAGTGCCGAACACTGTGCCGTCACACTCGGGCCGGAATCCCAGGACCTGAAAATCGGCGACAAAATCGAACTGATCCCCGGCTACGCCGACTTCACCACGATCCTGCACGAGAACTTCTATGGCTTCCGCAATGATCGGCTGGAAGTCGTCTGGCCCATCCAGGGACGTGGAAAAATTCAGTAGTCGTCATCATCTGCTGAATCCGGAATGCGATTGCTGGAAATCAGATCAACCATCTGCTCATTCGGATTCCTGGCGAATCCGAATGAGCTTTGGTCTATCATTTTATGAAAGTGAAAGACCAATCCCTATCAGGGCAGCCAAAATTCCGATTGCCGCGCCCACCAGAATCGCAACAAGGTATTCACAGGCAGCAACGCCCACCCCCCGTTTAAAAGTCGTTGGCAATAATCCGGCTAATACTCCTGCAGAAACCAGGAAACTGAACGGGAGAGCGAGCAGACTGGGAACCAGAGTGTGCCATGGTTCTGATATCGATTGCAGAACACTCGCTCCGACTGCCCCAATTACGCTTCCCACGATCCAGTTAGCAACACCAGTGATCAGAACAATTCCCATTGCATTCATCATGGTTGGCTCCGGGACTTTATCTGGGTGATCGTCACCAAACCCGGCAAATTTATTAAACATGGTTATGGCAGCGCGAAGAATCACTGCTCCGATCGCCAATCCAATAGGCAGAGCGATGAACACAACACAAAGAATCCCGACAAAAGGATCAGGAGCCCCTAATACAAAGGTAGTCGAATTCAGCATCTACTTGACCCTTTATTACTAAACCAGAACGAGAGATACTCAACAAGGCAAACAGTATACCTAGATACACATATCCATGCGTATCGTCAACCCAACTCATCGATCGGTTCACATTTTTTATTAATTAAAGCATTCTGATGACTTTTACATTTTAAAGAGCCAGGAAATGATGAGCTTTCTCGCTTCTTATAATTCATGAACATGTCTCCTGTTATATTCGCAATCCTCTCTGTAAAAATCTGCTGTGATTGACTTTATCAACAGCCTTAATCGGATTTAACCAGAGCATCTCTTGATCTAACAGGCTCGATCAAATGATCCTGAATAAGCTGCTGTTAAACTGCACACAGTCTAATATCCAGAATTCACGGCGTC
The sequence above is a segment of the Gimesia algae genome. Coding sequences within it:
- a CDS encoding DSD1 family PLP-dependent enzyme, which produces MSQSVIGSHKFDLDTPILCIDLDIMEANIQKMSEYILSRGKTWRPHEKCHKTPAIALAQLEAGAIGVTCAKVSEAEVMAAAGVKDILIANMIVGKTKWERVVSLCRHARPIVACDHFAQIEPLAQMCKEAGVTCRMMPEVNIGLNRVGSRPGQDTLDLAMAIDKLEGVELAGIMGYEGHLLQIQDQAEKEEKITEAMRTLVGCKTAIEAKGIPCEIVSAGGTGSYQITSNCEGITELQAGGGIFADPMYVNKCGLTGLDYSLSVLATVASRPEKGRMVLDCGRKTMHPDFQLPLVKAWPDAEVTALSAEHCAVTLGPESQDLKIGDKIELIPGYADFTTILHENFYGFRNDRLEVVWPIQGRGKIQ